GGGCTTGACCTCAGGAGCGTGTGTTTTACCCAGGCCCCGAAAATCGTGGAGGCGGACCCGGCGCGCACGCATGTCATCATGAACGATTGGCACTTCGGGACGGTATCGCGGCGCCTTCACGACGCGAACCTGTGCAACTACATTCCCGTTTCCTATCACCAGGCTCCGCGAACGATTCGAAAATACCGGGAATTCGACGTCGCCTTCATCGTAGCCGGGGAGATGGACGCAAAGGGCTATTTCAATTTCGGGCTCGCGAACTCCGTGACGGGCGCGGTTATCAGCAAGGCCGAAAAGATCATCATCGAGGTGAACAGGAACGTCCCGTATTGCTGCGGCGGGAACCGCGAATCGGTGCACATTTCACAGGTCGACCATATCGTGGAGGGACGGCACTCCCCGCTCGCGGAGGTGAAGCCCCAGGCGCCCAAGGACGTGGACCTGCAGATTGCGGGACACATCATGAAGGAACTGGAGGACGGCGTGTGTTTGCAACTGGGTATCGGCGGACTCCCCAATCTCATAGGGCAGATGATCGCGGAAAGCGACCTGAAAGACCTTGGCATTCACACCGAGATGCTCGTCGATTCCTGCGTGGACCTCTACCATGCGGGGAGGATAACGGGAAGGAAAAAATCGGTGGACCATTTCAAGATGACCTACACCTTCGCGATGGGCACGCGAAAGCTCTACGATTTTCTGGACCGGAATCCCGGGTGCGCGTCTTATCCCGTGAACTACGTGAACGATCCGCGCGTCATCAGCTTCAATAACAAGGTGGTCGCGATCAACAACGCGATCGAGGTGGACCTCTTCGGGCAGGTGTGCTCGGAGTCGGTGGGGCCCGAGCAGAAGTCCGGCACCGGGGGACAGCTCGACTTCATTTTTGGCGCGTTCCAGTCGAAGGGCGGGAAGGGGATCATCTCGCTTTCGTCCACGCATAAGGATAAGCAAGGGAAGCTCCATTCCCGCATCGTCCCTACGCTCCAGCCCGGCTCGATCGTAACAGTGCCGCGATCCATCGTGCAATATGTCGCGACGGAGTACGGCGTGGTGCAGCTCAAGGGAAAATCCACCTGGGAGCGCGCGGAGGCGCTCATACGCATAGCGCACCCCGAATTCAGGGATGAGCTTATCCGCGACGCGGAGCGTATGAAGATCTGGATAAAGGGAAGGGGGGCCGATTAACGCAGGGAGACCTTAAGCACATCTTCCGTCCGTTCCCCCCGCGCGATTCGGCGCGCGGGGGGAACGGACGGGGTTACACACGTTTCGGCCGGACCGGGACGGCTCAAGCCTTGATTCTCTCGCTGATAATCTCGGCCACGTCGAGAACCTGGACCTTGTCGAGCGCCTTCATGTCCTTCACGCCGTCCACGAACATTGTGAGGCAGTAGGGGCAGGAGACGGCGATCGCGTCGGGTTTCTTGTCCAGCGCCTCTTTCACCCGGTTGATGTTGATGCGGTGTTCGGGCTCCTCCTCCATCCACATGCGTCCGCCCCCGGCGCCGCAGCAGAAGCTCTTCGAGAGCTTCCTGTCCATCTCCACGGCCTTGTGTCCGGTCGCCTTCTGGATGAGGGCCCGGGGCTCCTTGTATATCTTGTTGTAGCGGCCCAGATAGCACGAGTCGTGCATCACGATGCGGCCGGCCCCGTTGGCCTTTTCGAGCTTAAGCGCGCCCTCCTCTATGAGGGTGTTGAGGAACACGCTGTGATGGACAACCTGGGCCTCGAGACCGAACTGCCGGTAGTCGTTGTTGAATGTCGAAAAGCAGTGCGGGCAGGTCGTGATGATCTTCTTCACGCCCAGCGCGTTGAACTGTTCCACGTTCGCCCTCGCCATCCGGTCGAACACGAACTCGTTCCCAAGTCTCCTGAGTGAATCGCCGCAGCACTTCTCGTCGTTGCCCAGGATACCGAACGATACCCCCGCCGCCCGGAGCGATTTGACGACAGCCGCCGTGACCTTTTTCGCGCGGCTGTCGAAGGAGCCGGCGCACCCGACGTACAGCAGGTACTCGAGGCCCGCGTCCTTCGTGAAGTGCGCGACGTCCGTACCGGCCGCCCATTTCCCGCGGTCGGAGGGCGCGATGCCCCACGGGTTGGAGCGGTTCTCGATCGCCTCGAAGAAGATCATGAGCTCCTCGGGAAATTTCGACCGGTCCTCCACGAGGTGCCTGCGCATCTTCACCATCTTGGGAACGTGCTCGATGAACACGGGACAATTTTCCATGCAGGCGCCGCATGTCGTGCAGGCCCACAGCGCCTTTTCCGATACCGTGGCCTCGCCGTCCGTTTCGCCTATGAGCGGGGTGATGTCGCGCGTCAGGTTGCCGCCCAGGATTTTTCCGCCGTTGGCGAGGAGATTTTCCTTTCCCTGGTGTATGACGATTCGCGGGTTCAGGGGCTTGCCCGTCACGGTCGCGGGGCAGTTCTTGTTGCAGCGCCCGCACTCGGTGCATGCGGTGAAGTCGAGCAGGTCCTTCCACGAAAACTGGGCTATCGACGACACGCCGTTGGGCGCGCCCTTTTTGAATTCCTCGCGGGGAACGGTGGTGACGAACTCGAAGGAGCGGCAGAAGCAGTTGGGAATCGCCGCGAGGATGTGCATGTGCTTGCTGTAGGGGAGATAATTCAGGAAGCACAGGAGGATCACCGCATGCAGCCACCAGAAGAGGTGCATCAGCGCCCCCGGAACAGCCGGGTCCGTGGACGAAAGCGCGGCGGCGACGACGCCGCTCACGGGCATGGGGGCCGATACACCGCCTCCCCCGAGCGCGATCTCCGCGCCCTGAAGCCCGAAATAGGCGAGCATGAGGCCGGCGATGAGGCCCAGGATTATGAACGCGTCGCGGCTCAGGGCCTCGATGTGCGCGGGCCGCAGGAGCACGCGCCGCGCGATCGCGATGAGGATGGTCGCGAGCACGAGCAGCGATATCAAGTCGAACCCGGTGTAGAGATATTCCATCCCGCTGAAATTGACGAGTGCGGTGTATTTGAACCCGGGAAAAAGCCCCGAGAGCACGAACTCGAAATTAGCCAGGAGCAGCGCCAGAAATCCCCAGAAGATGAGGAAATGGTTCCACCCGTATCCCTCCGCAATGACACGCCTCTGGAGGAACGCGAAGGCGATCATCGTGTTGAAACGCTTGATAAAGGTGCCCTTCAGGCGGTCGTCGACCCCGCCTATGAGGACGAAGCGCGCCAGGCGCGTGAGCGAATACAGGAATGCGATGCCGGCGCCGGTGAGAAGTATCGTGAACAGTATATTTTCAACATGCGTCATTGCGTGTCAACCTCCGATGGGCGATTTTGCGTAAGGTGCCTCGTCCTTGATGAATTCCCTGAGCTCCTCGACGATCGCGGGTACCACCGCGAACAGGTCGCCCACTATCCCGTAATGCGCGACCTCGAATATGGGGGCGGCGCGGTCGCGGTTGAGCGCGATGATGAGCTCCGAATCCTGCATTCCCACGAGGTGCTGGATCGCACCCGATATGCCGCACGCGAAGTAGAGCTTGGGCCTCACCGTTTTCCCGGTCTGGCCCACCTGGCGTTCGTAGGGCATCCAGCCGGCATCCACGCTCGCGCGCGAGGCCGCCGTGGTTCCCTTCAACAGCGCGGCGAGCTCATCCAGGAGCTTGAAGTTTTCGGGGCCCAGCATGCCGCGCCCGCCGGCCACGAGCACCTCCATCCCGGAGATGTCCACGTGGTCCGAGTTTCTTTCATATAAGACCTCGAGCACCTTGGTCTTGATATCGTCTTCCGTCATGTCGAGCATGTCCCAGATGACCTGGCCGGTTGCGCCCTCGGTCCTTTCGGGCATGGGCATCACGTGCGGACGGACGGACGCCATCTGCGGGCGGTGCATCTTGTTGAGGATGGTCGCCATGATGTTGCCCCCGAACGCGGGGCGCGTCTGTTCGAGAAGCCTGTGTTCCCTGTCGATCGTGAGATCGGTGCAGTCGGCGGTGAGCCCGGTTTCCAGTACCGTCGCGACCGCGCCCGCGAGGTCGCGTCCCAGTCCCGTCGCGCCTATAAGCACGACCTCGGGCTTGTGTTTCCTTATGAGCTCGACGGTTGCCCTGAGGTAGGGCTCGGTGCGGTAATGGCGCAGTATAGGCTGGTCCATGCAGTAGACCTTTTTCGCGCCGTAGCAGAACGCCTCGTTGATGAGATGGTCGATCTTCGATCCGAAGACGAACGCGGAGAGGTCCACGTCGAGGTCCTTCGCGAGTTTCGCGCCCACGCCCAGGAGCTCCCAGCTCACGGGCGCGACGATGCCGTCCTCCTGCTCGATGAAGACCCATACCCCGCGATAGCTCTGATCGGCCTGCGGCTCCTTGGGCACCTCTTCGTCCTTGTCGGCCTTTAACGCGCCGCTTTTTTTCATCTCCTCGAGAACGGCGAGCTCCTCGGCATTGTAGAAATGTTCGATCGCGCCGGCCGGGCACACCTTTACGCACTTCCGGCAGGCGATGCATTTTTCAAGGTCGATGACCGGCTCCCCTTTTTCATTCATGCTTATCGAATCGGCGGGGCATTCGGATTCGCAGCGGGCGCCGCACGCGATGCATTTGTTGGGCAGAAGCCGTACCTTGCCGCGCGGTTTTTTTAATTTTTTCTCAGGTGCTCCTGATGCTTCCTTCATCGGTATGCCGTCCTTTGATGTGAATTCCGGTACTTAAAGGTATATGTCTTTTACGCGTCCTCAGTCCGCCTGGACCATGTCCAATTCGATCAGCTTCCTGATGAGCGCGCGTGCGATCTCCCTGGGGCTTGCCCCCTCTTCTCCTATCATCTCGCCCTTCGCCCTCGTGGGGGCGAAGATCTTCTTCACGTTGGTGGGAGAGCCCTTCATGCCCAGTTTGTCATCACGGAGCTTCAGGAACTTGTTGTCCCAGACGGGGATCTCCGCCTCCTCCGCGATGAGCCTGTCCTGGACGGTGGGGTAGCGGGGCTTGTTGATCTCCCGGACCACCGTGATGAGCGCGGGCATCGAGGATCGCACGACCTCCTTGAGTCCCTCCATCTTGCGGCGGACGGTTATCGTTTTTTCCACGGGGTCGAGCCTCATGATCCGGTCGACCAGGGTGAGCTGGGAATACCCGAGCCGGGTTGCGATACCGGGACCTACCTGCGCGGTGTCCCCGTCGATCGTCTGCTTACCGCAGATGATGACGTCCACCCGGCCGTACTCGAGCTGAATGCGCCTGATCGCCTCCGCGAGCACGTAGCTCGTCGCGAGCGTGTCCGCGCCGCCAAAAGCCCTGTCGGACACGAGCACCGCGTCGTCTACGCCCATGGCGAGGCACTTGCGCAGCGTCATGATCGAGTTCGGGGGGCCCATGGTGATCGCGGTGACCTTGCACCCGTATTCGTCCTTCATCCGAAGCGCGGTCTCGACCGCGTGCGTATCGAAGGGATTGACGATGAAAGGAATTCCTTCGCGCACCAGCGTCCCCGTCGCAGGATCGACCTTCACCTGGGTGGTGTCGGGGACCTGCTTCACGGTCACGACTACCCTGTTTATGGTATGTTTGCCGCTCATAGTTCCATCCGCTCAAAGTTGGGATTTTGTGAAGTACGGTGAAAACTCATTTAACCACTTCATTAAATATGAATTTACTGTCAATGGAAAATTTTCACACGGCGACGATTGAGGAGAAATTGGTCGGTCGGTTAAAATATTTAACATGGTTCAGATATTTCCAGTGAGCGGGTGCTCAGTCGAATTCGGGGCGACGCGAAACGGTTTTACGCGTTATGCGCGTTGGAAACCGGTACGATCCCGGTTTCCTGCGTCTGGAAAAATATTTCATAACCGGGAAATTGTACCAATGCGGCGCGGAAGCTCCGCAAGCTTCTCCTGGGGATTGGAAGGTGAGATTCCGCGGTTCTTGGGGAGACGCGAGGGACGCGGAACCGCCGTCGCTCGCGCCGAATACGAACTCAGCCGGGTGCAGGCCGAAACTGCGCGATCTGGCGGGAGATCGCGACCAGGTTCCCGGCCTCGTCCCACACCTCGCCGTCGGCCTCGAGCAGGCCGCAGGTGATGAAGCGCGTGCGCAGGGAGCACCGGAGCCATTCGCCCTGCGGGAGATTTCTTATGTTGACGGTGAGCTCGATCGTGGGAATCCACGCGGTCATTCCCTGGGTTACGAATATTGCGGGCGGGAGCGCGTCCGCGAAGAGGAAGAGCGCCGTGAGACCGGGGACGCCCCCGTCCCTGAACCGGATCCAGCCGCGCTGCTCGGAGCGTTCGGCGAGCGTCCCCTTCATCCAGCCGGCGCTCGCCGGATCGAGGCGCATGTCCAGGTTCGCGAGCAGGGAGAACTTGGGAAGCTCGGGGACGCGCACGCACTCATCGAACGGCGGCATGTCCGGCGCGGAGGACTCGTAGCGCTCGATCGCGCAGTCGTTCTTCTCGTTCGCGAAGGTACCTATCACGCGGACCTTTTCCTTCCCTTCCTGCATGAGCCGCGCCTCGAGGCGGTGGAACTGCGTGGAGCGGGAAAATTCCTCGACGTGCACCAATGCGGGCCCCGGGGCGCAGCGCGCGATGTAGTTCGCGGTGACGATGGGCGTGCTCTTTCGGTCGGCCCTTTGGAGCATCGCGTTCGCCGCGATCGCCATGAGGTAGCCGCCGTTGGGGTTGCCGTTCACCAGCCAGTTTTGGGAAACCGCCCCCTCGTATATCTGCGCCCCCGCTTCCGAAACCGCAACGTCGTCGTCGAATAGTTTCATGGCCAAAAAATCCTTGTCACAATGTACCAGAGGCGGGGGCGGGGGCCGATGCTCCCGTCCGCCGTTCCGCGCGCCGGTTTCAGCATCGCATCGCGCGTTGAAAAAATCAAGCTATTCGGCGGGGCGCCGCGCCTGACCGCCCCTGCCGCGAACCTCTGGGTGATCGCGCGGTCTTGATAGGCCGCACAGGCATGGAGATACCGTATGCGGGTGCGGTCGTCACCTACATGAGCGCGAACGCCGCGAATACGGCGCCCCCGTCCATCTCTGAAACCGCGGTGATCCCGATGATGAGGAGAACCACGGTGCCGATATCGCCAAACGCGCCCGAACGCTCGGTGCGGTCGAAGCGCACGCGCGAACGAAAAAATTCCGCCGGCTTTCGCAATTCCACGCTCACGGGTTTATCGATAGAGCGGAATCCCGCTGCATCCGATACACCGGTCCCCCGATGAAAGCGGGTAGGCCTCGCCGCATATGGGACACAGCCCGGTCTTTCCACCCTTCTGTTTCCCGATAAAACTTTCGTGAACGAGTACCCGCCCCACGCCCAGTACCATTGTGCCCGCCTGCGCGATCTCGCCTATAAGCCGCTCCCGGTCCTGTTCGTGTTTGGGCTTTTTTCTGAAAAACCAGGACTCATATTCGGGGAACGCCGCGAGTTTACCCGCGTCCATGTGGACACGCACTCCCTCGCCGCCGTACTTCTCGAACAGCGCGAGCGCGAAGCGTCCCGTATCGACGATCCTGAGCCAGCCGTTTCCGTACGTGCAGGGGGTGAGGATCTGGATGGCGTCCGGAAGGCACACGGTCGTTTCACACAACGCGTCGAAGAACTCCCCTTTTGGGAGATTCTTCATCGCGAGGTCGACCATGAAGCCGCCCGCCAGGAGCCCCGGCGCCGGGTGGCCGTGGAAACGCTCCACCATAACCATGTATTCTTCTATAGAGTGCCCGCAGACAGTATTCATGTGTCCCTCCCGCCCCGCCCCAGCACTCAGAGCTTCTCCACGCGGCAGGGAACGTAGCGGTGCAGGGGCGTGCCCAGGAAATGGTCGCGGTGCGTGTTCTTCGTGAGCCGGTTCACGTTCACGCCGTAAACGTTGCCGTTGTAATCCAGCCCGAATCCGTGGGGGATGATCACCTGCCCCCTGCGCGCGGCTTCGGTCACCTCGAGCTCCACGTCAACCTGCCCGGCCTGGGTCCTGACGCGCACCTTTTCCCCGTCGGCGAGGCCGCGTTCCGCGGCGTCGTCCGGGTGCATCGCGAGTGTGCAGGCGCGCTTCCCGCTGTTCCATTCGGGGTTGCGCATGAGCGTGTTCGCGTTCATCGACATGTGGCGGCCGGCGTTCAGGATCAGGGGAAATTCCGCGCCCGGTTCCATCGCTCGCTTCTCGGATGCCGTATCCAGGTCCCTCAACCAGTCCTGCATCTCGGGCGCGTACACGTTGAGCTTTTTGTCCTCGGTCGTGACGAGGGACATGTTGTCATCGGGATCGCATTTTCCTATCCAGAGTCCTTCCGGGTGATCGAGCACGGCCTGGAAGATCTCCTCGCCCATAAGCGGTGAATCCTTGAAACCGGCGCGTACCGCATTCTCCCGGAGAAGCTTCGGGGCGGTCATGAGCATCCCCCAGAGCGCCGCGAGGTTGCCGGAACCGAGCGTCTTCCCGAGCGTTTTCGCCAGAATGAAGGGCATGCCCTTCAGGGCCCTGGGCTCGCTCATCGCGAACTTCATGAGCTCCGCGCCGAACGCGGCGCGCGGTCCCTTCGCGGCTTCGTGGAGCGAATCGGGTATGGCGGGAATGAGGCCCATCGCATCGGCGATGCGCGTGTAAATCTCCCCGACCTCCAGCTGTTCGCCATCCGGCTCCACGAGGGGTCGGCGCATCTGGAAATATATTTCCGGAAAGGTGAGCGGGAAAAAGGTCCCGTCCCAGGATTCATACCCCGAGCGCGCGGGGAGCACGTAGTGCGAGAGCGCGGCCGTCTCGGTCATGGCGAGCTCGCTCGTCACGAGGAGGTCGAGCCTGGCGAAGGCGCGCTCGTAGGCGGTCGTGTCGGCGAAGGAGCGCAGGGGGTTCGCCCCGCTCACGCACACCGCGCGCAGCCGGTCGGGTTTATCGGACAAAATTTCCTCGGGCATCGCGTTGGGCGGGTAGTACCCAAGCACGGGCGGGAAGTTCGTCTCCACCGTCCTCCAGGTTTTTTCGTCGCGCTCGTCCGAGTGGCCGCCCAGCGGCATGAGCGTGCCGGGTATGATATTCCCGCCCGGAACCGCCAGGCGCCCGCAGACCGCCATGAGCACATTGTGCAGGTAGCTCGCGAGCGTGCTGTGCCGGTTCATGTAAATCCCCAGGTCCGGGTGCATGCTCCAGTTCCGCGTCGTGAAGAGCCCGCACACCTCCACCACCTTATCGTAATCGAGCTCGCAGAACGCGACCGCGGATTTCGCGTCGAAGTCCGTAAAGTGCGCGCGCACCTGGTCGAAACCGCTCACATACTTTTCTATATATTCACGCTTCTCCCAACCGTTCCGGAGTATGATGGCGATCATCGCCTTCGTAAGAAGCGCGTCGGTTCCGGGGCGAAGCGCAAGATGGATGTCCGCAATCTCGGCGGTTTCGGACTTCCGGGGGTCTATCACGAGCAGGATCCTGGCGGGGTCCTTCGAGAACTCCCTGAGCACCAGGGGCGCCCGGGGTATCTGGTGGCTCACCATCCCGTTCCACCCGGTCGCGACCAGCATGTCCGATCGCGATTCGTCCGGCATCAGGAAGTTGTACTGCTTGCCGGTGACGCGCCCGAACACCCAGAAGAGCCCGCTGAACTCCTGGCCCACCGCGTTGTAATGATAGCGCGAGCCCAGCCCCTTCATGAGGCTCGTACCGAACGCCGCCTCGAAGTGACAGCCCTGGCCGCCGCCGCCCATGTAGGCGAACGAGCGCGGTCCGTGGGCGCCGGTTATCGCCTTGAGCTTATCGGCGATCTCGCCTATCGCCTCGTCCCAGGAAATTTTTACGAAGGCATCGCCTTTTTTCTTGAGGGGGTGCGTGAGCCTCTGGTCGTGGTGCTGGTGGTAGGAGACGTTCATCCCCTTGCGGCACACGTAGCCCCTGCTCCGGGGATTGTCCTTGTCGCCCTTTACCTTCTCGATCCGGTTGTTCTCGATGAAAAGCTCCAGCCCGCAATTCTGTGCGCACAGCACGCAGCCCGACTTCTTCCATTCGCCCATTATCGGTCCCCCTTCGTTTTTCTTAACGACGTATTCTTCCCGGGAGCGCCGGCCCCGAGGAATGAGGAAATATATTTCCGGTACAGCCTGATCGGCTCTATGCTCTTCGAGACCTTCATGTGTAATATGGCGCCTTCGAGGCCGTGGAAGAGCATGCACGCAGTCTCGGCGGTGTTCGTCCCGGCCGGGAGCGAGCCCTCGCGGCGCGCGTCCTCGAGACAGGACCCGATGTGCGCGATGAGTGAATCGATCACCGCCTGCAGGCGCGCGCGGATGCGCTCGCTCGAATCGGACATCTCGAGCGAGAGGTTGCCTATGGGACATCCCAGGGTGCAGCCGGATTTGATGAAAAGACGCTCGTAGGTGTCCAGGAGCTTCGCGAGGCGCGCCAGCGGAGGAATGCCCCCGTCGTCCAGGGAGCGCGTGAAAAGCGAGCCCACGACCCCGGCGAAGTGGTCGATTATCGCGAGACCGAATTCTTCCTTGCTCTTGAAATAGAAGTAGAACGATCCCTTGGGCACGCCCGCGCCCTCGAGTATCTGCTGGAGGCCGGTCGCGTTAAAGCCGCGGGCATGGATGAGTTCGGCTCCCTTGCGAATGATGGCGTCCCTGGTTCCCAGCTGCGCGCTCATCGCGGCTCTCCCGTCATGGTTTTCATCGTTCTCCCTTTGTCGTTTGCAGCTTCAGATCCGCCGCTTCATCCAGTCCTTTTCGTTCGCGGGGACGTACCGGATATCGGTCTCCGGATGTCGGGATGCACGGATCATGCAGGGATGCTAGTAGACCGGTCGTCTAGTGGTCAAGCGTTTTTCGTCGAAAAGTTTTCTCTGCGACCACTGAGCGAGAATTATTTTCGGGAAATGGGGCGTGGAAGACATACCTCGCCCCTGGAGGTGTTGGACGTGTGTGTTTCTATGATGCTTACAGGGATGAAGTGCGGCGGTGGATTCTTCCTTTAGGGGTGTCGCCGGGGTCTCCCCAGTACAATTCCCAGCATATTATGCCATTTTCGATCCTCTGGCCGATGGCGTAATGTGGAAATTCGGCATAGTTATGCCTGCTCCCCCCATCTTGA
This genomic interval from Spirochaetota bacterium contains the following:
- a CDS encoding 4Fe-4S dicluster domain-containing protein, which encodes MTHVENILFTILLTGAGIAFLYSLTRLARFVLIGGVDDRLKGTFIKRFNTMIAFAFLQRRVIAEGYGWNHFLIFWGFLALLLANFEFVLSGLFPGFKYTALVNFSGMEYLYTGFDLISLLVLATILIAIARRVLLRPAHIEALSRDAFIILGLIAGLMLAYFGLQGAEIALGGGGVSAPMPVSGVVAAALSSTDPAVPGALMHLFWWLHAVILLCFLNYLPYSKHMHILAAIPNCFCRSFEFVTTVPREEFKKGAPNGVSSIAQFSWKDLLDFTACTECGRCNKNCPATVTGKPLNPRIVIHQGKENLLANGGKILGGNLTRDITPLIGETDGEATVSEKALWACTTCGACMENCPVFIEHVPKMVKMRRHLVEDRSKFPEELMIFFEAIENRSNPWGIAPSDRGKWAAGTDVAHFTKDAGLEYLLYVGCAGSFDSRAKKVTAAVVKSLRAAGVSFGILGNDEKCCGDSLRRLGNEFVFDRMARANVEQFNALGVKKIITTCPHCFSTFNNDYRQFGLEAQVVHHSVFLNTLIEEGALKLEKANGAGRIVMHDSCYLGRYNKIYKEPRALIQKATGHKAVEMDRKLSKSFCCGAGGGRMWMEEEPEHRININRVKEALDKKPDAIAVSCPYCLTMFVDGVKDMKALDKVQVLDVAEIISERIKA
- a CDS encoding thioesterase family protein, with product MKLFDDDVAVSEAGAQIYEGAVSQNWLVNGNPNGGYLMAIAANAMLQRADRKSTPIVTANYIARCAPGPALVHVEEFSRSTQFHRLEARLMQEGKEKVRVIGTFANEKNDCAIERYESSAPDMPPFDECVRVPELPKFSLLANLDMRLDPASAGWMKGTLAERSEQRGWIRFRDGGVPGLTALFLFADALPPAIFVTQGMTAWIPTIELTVNIRNLPQGEWLRCSLRTRFITCGLLEADGEVWDEAGNLVAISRQIAQFRPAPG
- a CDS encoding molybdopterin dinucleotide-binding protein, whose protein sequence is MGEWKKSGCVLCAQNCGLELFIENNRIEKVKGDKDNPRSRGYVCRKGMNVSYHQHHDQRLTHPLKKKGDAFVKISWDEAIGEIADKLKAITGAHGPRSFAYMGGGGQGCHFEAAFGTSLMKGLGSRYHYNAVGQEFSGLFWVFGRVTGKQYNFLMPDESRSDMLVATGWNGMVSHQIPRAPLVLREFSKDPARILLVIDPRKSETAEIADIHLALRPGTDALLTKAMIAIILRNGWEKREYIEKYVSGFDQVRAHFTDFDAKSAVAFCELDYDKVVEVCGLFTTRNWSMHPDLGIYMNRHSTLASYLHNVLMAVCGRLAVPGGNIIPGTLMPLGGHSDERDEKTWRTVETNFPPVLGYYPPNAMPEEILSDKPDRLRAVCVSGANPLRSFADTTAYERAFARLDLLVTSELAMTETAALSHYVLPARSGYESWDGTFFPLTFPEIYFQMRRPLVEPDGEQLEVGEIYTRIADAMGLIPAIPDSLHEAAKGPRAAFGAELMKFAMSEPRALKGMPFILAKTLGKTLGSGNLAALWGMLMTAPKLLRENAVRAGFKDSPLMGEEIFQAVLDHPEGLWIGKCDPDDNMSLVTTEDKKLNVYAPEMQDWLRDLDTASEKRAMEPGAEFPLILNAGRHMSMNANTLMRNPEWNSGKRACTLAMHPDDAAERGLADGEKVRVRTQAGQVDVELEVTEAARRGQVIIPHGFGLDYNGNVYGVNVNRLTKNTHRDHFLGTPLHRYVPCRVEKL
- a CDS encoding tRNA CCA-pyrophosphorylase, yielding MNTVCGHSIEEYMVMVERFHGHPAPGLLAGGFMVDLAMKNLPKGEFFDALCETTVCLPDAIQILTPCTYGNGWLRIVDTGRFALALFEKYGGEGVRVHMDAGKLAAFPEYESWFFRKKPKHEQDRERLIGEIAQAGTMVLGVGRVLVHESFIGKQKGGKTGLCPICGEAYPLSSGDRCIGCSGIPLYR
- a CDS encoding butyryl-CoA:acetate CoA-transferase, translated to MKDVCTEYREKLISADQAAGLVKSGDRLFYSEFVLFPECLDEALAKRIPELDGLDLRSVCFTQAPKIVEADPARTHVIMNDWHFGTVSRRLHDANLCNYIPVSYHQAPRTIRKYREFDVAFIVAGEMDAKGYFNFGLANSVTGAVISKAEKIIIEVNRNVPYCCGGNRESVHISQVDHIVEGRHSPLAEVKPQAPKDVDLQIAGHIMKELEDGVCLQLGIGGLPNLIGQMIAESDLKDLGIHTEMLVDSCVDLYHAGRITGRKKSVDHFKMTYTFAMGTRKLYDFLDRNPGCASYPVNYVNDPRVISFNNKVVAINNAIEVDLFGQVCSESVGPEQKSGTGGQLDFIFGAFQSKGGKGIISLSSTHKDKQGKLHSRIVPTLQPGSIVTVPRSIVQYVATEYGVVQLKGKSTWERAEALIRIAHPEFRDELIRDAERMKIWIKGRGAD
- a CDS encoding electron transfer flavoprotein beta subunit/FixA family protein, translated to MSGKHTINRVVVTVKQVPDTTQVKVDPATGTLVREGIPFIVNPFDTHAVETALRMKDEYGCKVTAITMGPPNSIMTLRKCLAMGVDDAVLVSDRAFGGADTLATSYVLAEAIRRIQLEYGRVDVIICGKQTIDGDTAQVGPGIATRLGYSQLTLVDRIMRLDPVEKTITVRRKMEGLKEVVRSSMPALITVVREINKPRYPTVQDRLIAEEAEIPVWDNKFLKLRDDKLGMKGSPTNVKKIFAPTRAKGEMIGEEGASPREIARALIRKLIELDMVQAD
- a CDS encoding TetR family transcriptional regulator; translation: MSAQLGTRDAIIRKGAELIHARGFNATGLQQILEGAGVPKGSFYFYFKSKEEFGLAIIDHFAGVVGSLFTRSLDDGGIPPLARLAKLLDTYERLFIKSGCTLGCPIGNLSLEMSDSSERIRARLQAVIDSLIAHIGSCLEDARREGSLPAGTNTAETACMLFHGLEGAILHMKVSKSIEPIRLYRKYISSFLGAGAPGKNTSLRKTKGDR
- a CDS encoding electron transfer flavoprotein subunit alpha is translated as MKEASGAPEKKLKKPRGKVRLLPNKCIACGARCESECPADSISMNEKGEPVIDLEKCIACRKCVKVCPAGAIEHFYNAEELAVLEEMKKSGALKADKDEEVPKEPQADQSYRGVWVFIEQEDGIVAPVSWELLGVGAKLAKDLDVDLSAFVFGSKIDHLINEAFCYGAKKVYCMDQPILRHYRTEPYLRATVELIRKHKPEVVLIGATGLGRDLAGAVATVLETGLTADCTDLTIDREHRLLEQTRPAFGGNIMATILNKMHRPQMASVRPHVMPMPERTEGATGQVIWDMLDMTEDDIKTKVLEVLYERNSDHVDISGMEVLVAGGRGMLGPENFKLLDELAALLKGTTAASRASVDAGWMPYERQVGQTGKTVRPKLYFACGISGAIQHLVGMQDSELIIALNRDRAAPIFEVAHYGIVGDLFAVVPAIVEELREFIKDEAPYAKSPIGG